One Micromonospora eburnea genomic region harbors:
- a CDS encoding SDR family NAD(P)-dependent oxidoreductase, translating into MDDSLRGLRALVTGSASGIGAATAARLRAHGAQVIGLDVRPSGPAPGGMSEFGSMGDAAASGPAGDDIVADLRDAEAVTAAVAAAAATLGGLDAVLNIAGVSAVGDVAANPDEEWARVLDVNVVAIARVSRAALPHLRRSDRASIVNVASIAATAGLPQRALYSASKGAVLALTRAMAADHCGENIRVNAVSPGTVATPWIDRLLSGAADPERGLAQLVARQPMGRLATADEVADAICYLVSPAASFLTGTAIEVDGGMAGLRLPPRH; encoded by the coding sequence ATGGACGATTCGTTGCGGGGCCTCCGCGCGCTGGTGACCGGATCCGCCTCCGGGATCGGCGCAGCGACGGCGGCCCGACTGCGGGCACACGGAGCCCAGGTGATCGGTCTGGACGTACGCCCGTCCGGGCCGGCGCCCGGCGGCATGAGCGAATTCGGGTCGATGGGCGACGCCGCCGCTTCGGGCCCAGCGGGCGACGACATCGTCGCGGACCTACGCGACGCCGAGGCGGTGACGGCCGCGGTGGCCGCGGCGGCCGCGACCCTGGGCGGGCTGGATGCCGTCCTGAACATCGCTGGCGTCTCCGCCGTCGGTGACGTCGCCGCGAACCCGGACGAGGAGTGGGCCCGGGTGCTCGACGTCAACGTGGTGGCGATCGCCCGGGTGTCTCGGGCCGCCCTACCGCACCTGCGTCGATCCGACAGGGCGAGCATTGTCAACGTCGCATCGATCGCGGCGACCGCAGGCCTTCCGCAGCGTGCCCTCTACAGCGCCAGCAAGGGCGCGGTACTGGCGCTCACCAGGGCGATGGCCGCCGACCACTGTGGCGAGAACATCCGGGTGAACGCGGTCAGCCCCGGGACCGTTGCCACCCCGTGGATCGACCGGCTGCTCAGCGGCGCAGCCGACCCCGAGCGCGGACTGGCCCAACTCGTGGCGCGGCAGCCGATGGGCCGGCTGGCCACCGCCGACGAGGTGGCGGACGCGATCTGCTACCTGGTGTCGCCCGCAGCGTCGTTCCTCACTGGAACAGCCATCGAGGTCGACGGCGGAATGGCCGGCCTACGGCTCCCGCCACGGCATTGA
- a CDS encoding ABC transporter substrate-binding protein: MGWDFQPDTIKRLVAAWADANGTPTNVQTIPNVGYSAALQTRLRGGSAIDVYYNFAYNTQKFIKQNWAAELNGLSDVDTMVSEMFPSARERHVTSDGKIISVPYFSAVYMNQYNKSFVERAGFSAPPTSLAETYQQAKKMKADGICATPYIAYWIKEFCEEYLHVYLLAQGVTPFDEQGEPVFADDPKAEEAFAWWQTMYTEGLTPRSLLNDDPGKLSGELAQGRAAFYVLHHYFLTSVRDLKGPESNNIEQAPVVDGQTLQIGEVLQLGSKSSEARDKAWKLMKHYGWKDQDGKFTVSTEWAKAGGLAAPYPAFFTDPATVEAFPDYYDLSKLSQTFESGSNVVPARTLPWYPTFQAKVGDLVHAMLLGQSEPKATVAALADAARRAKAGGGL, translated from the coding sequence ATGGGCTGGGACTTCCAGCCCGACACGATCAAGCGGCTCGTGGCCGCCTGGGCTGACGCCAACGGCACCCCCACCAACGTCCAGACCATCCCCAACGTCGGTTACTCGGCGGCGCTGCAGACCCGACTGCGTGGCGGAAGCGCGATCGACGTCTACTACAACTTCGCCTACAACACGCAGAAGTTCATCAAGCAGAACTGGGCCGCCGAGCTGAACGGGCTCAGTGACGTCGACACGATGGTGAGCGAGATGTTCCCGAGTGCCCGCGAGCGGCACGTGACCTCCGACGGGAAGATCATCAGCGTTCCGTACTTTTCCGCCGTCTACATGAACCAGTACAACAAGTCGTTCGTCGAACGGGCCGGCTTCTCCGCGCCGCCGACCAGCCTGGCGGAGACCTACCAGCAGGCCAAGAAGATGAAGGCCGACGGCATCTGCGCCACTCCGTACATCGCATACTGGATCAAGGAGTTCTGCGAGGAGTACCTGCACGTCTATCTGCTGGCACAGGGGGTCACCCCCTTCGACGAGCAGGGCGAGCCGGTCTTCGCCGACGACCCGAAGGCGGAGGAGGCCTTCGCGTGGTGGCAGACGATGTACACCGAAGGGCTGACGCCGCGGTCGCTGCTCAACGACGACCCCGGCAAGCTCAGCGGTGAGCTGGCCCAGGGGCGCGCCGCCTTCTACGTCCTGCACCACTACTTCCTCACCAGCGTGCGTGACCTGAAGGGCCCCGAGTCGAACAACATCGAGCAGGCGCCGGTGGTCGACGGACAGACCCTGCAGATCGGCGAGGTGCTCCAGCTGGGCTCCAAGTCGAGCGAGGCGCGCGACAAGGCGTGGAAACTCATGAAGCACTACGGCTGGAAGGACCAGGACGGCAAGTTCACCGTCTCCACCGAGTGGGCGAAGGCCGGCGGCCTCGCCGCCCCGTACCCGGCGTTCTTCACCGACCCGGCCACCGTCGAGGCGTTCCCCGACTACTACGACCTGTCCAAGCTGTCCCAGACCTTCGAGAGCGGCTCCAACGTGGTACCCGCGCGCACCCTGCCCTGGTACCCGACCTTCCAGGCCAAGGTGGGGGACCTGGTGCACGCGATGCTGCTGGGCCAATCCGAGCCCAAGGCGACCGTCGCCGCGCTCGCCGACGCCGCCCGCCGCGCCAAGGCCGGCGGAGGTCTGTAA
- a CDS encoding carbohydrate ABC transporter permease, with protein sequence MTTTARPQDSALAPAGDSPAGARRRDSLTASHARFGRSIVAPSAIVLVLLLLVPTILTALYSFYDVPASGEGLGEFVGLANYKVVFGSSVFWASLRVTLIFSVGFVVLSTVIGLAAAMLLNQNFRGRGFARALLVLPWATPWLVIGVLWKWYADGSVGGLNGMLMRLNLIGEYVEFLSDPNWAMVIAVVAAAWRQSCFAAILFLAGLQTLPHIHHEAAAIDGAGVWKRFRHVTLPWLRPVLVTVTVLNIIYAFLQFDVVYALTQGGPGDATQVLSILIYRQLFVVTDIGTGSALAVILGLLALLGGLLTVRLLYGRQEEN encoded by the coding sequence GTGACCACGACCGCACGTCCACAGGACAGCGCTCTCGCTCCGGCAGGCGACTCGCCTGCCGGAGCACGGCGGCGGGACAGCCTGACCGCATCGCACGCGCGCTTCGGGCGCAGCATCGTGGCCCCGTCCGCGATCGTGCTGGTGCTGCTCCTGCTCGTACCGACGATCCTGACGGCGCTGTACAGCTTCTACGACGTCCCGGCCAGCGGCGAGGGGCTGGGGGAGTTCGTCGGGCTGGCCAACTACAAGGTGGTCTTCGGCAGCTCGGTCTTCTGGGCATCGCTGAGGGTCACGCTGATCTTCAGCGTGGGCTTCGTCGTGTTGTCCACCGTGATCGGCCTGGCCGCCGCCATGCTGCTCAACCAGAACTTCCGTGGCCGGGGATTCGCACGCGCCCTGCTCGTCCTGCCGTGGGCCACGCCGTGGCTGGTGATCGGCGTCCTGTGGAAGTGGTACGCCGACGGCAGCGTGGGCGGCCTCAACGGGATGCTGATGCGGCTGAACCTGATCGGCGAGTACGTCGAGTTCCTCTCCGACCCGAACTGGGCGATGGTGATCGCGGTGGTCGCGGCGGCCTGGCGGCAGTCGTGCTTCGCGGCCATCCTCTTCCTGGCCGGACTGCAGACCCTGCCGCACATCCACCACGAGGCGGCCGCGATCGACGGCGCCGGTGTGTGGAAGCGGTTCCGCCACGTCACCCTGCCCTGGCTGCGGCCGGTACTGGTGACCGTGACGGTCCTCAACATCATTTACGCGTTCCTGCAGTTCGACGTCGTCTACGCCCTCACCCAGGGCGGCCCGGGCGATGCCACCCAGGTGTTGAGCATCCTCATCTACCGGCAACTCTTCGTCGTGACCGACATCGGAACCGGATCGGCGCTGGCGGTGATCCTCGGCCTTCTCGCGCTGCTGGGCGGGCTGCTGACGGTACGGCTGCTGTACGGCAGGCAGGAGGAGAACTGA
- a CDS encoding carbohydrate ABC transporter permease, translating to MSTLQGRLPRRGRKRRGRGLGGTILIYLAVAVFAAWILLPLWYALTSSLTTADQLSVRPYPLVPGELTLDNFRSVLTGDTGSSTLGSSDLGARLVPAIGQSVLVSGLLVVVNLLVGGLGAYGLSRYPFRGSNAFHLGIIATRVVPAIAIIGPFFILLRNAELLNTPWALVISYNVFTLPLAIMVLKNYFDQLPREIEEAAMVDGTSRLRALWLIVVPLARPGLVAAGVLIFLEAWSEFFYALVLTNQLTVPPLLAGLQSVQQFNWNTLAAATIIVMIPPVLLTLLFQRHVVGALAAGYDK from the coding sequence ATGTCCACCCTGCAAGGACGACTGCCTCGCCGTGGTCGCAAGCGCCGCGGTCGGGGGCTGGGCGGCACGATCCTCATCTACCTGGCCGTCGCGGTCTTCGCGGCCTGGATCCTGCTGCCGCTGTGGTACGCGCTGACCAGCAGTCTGACCACCGCCGACCAGTTGAGCGTGCGCCCCTACCCGCTTGTCCCCGGTGAACTGACCCTCGACAACTTCCGCAGCGTGCTGACCGGCGACACCGGCTCCTCGACGCTGGGCTCCAGCGATCTCGGGGCCCGGCTGGTCCCGGCCATCGGCCAGAGCGTCCTGGTGAGCGGCCTGCTCGTGGTGGTCAACCTGCTCGTCGGTGGCCTCGGCGCGTACGGGCTGTCCCGGTACCCGTTCCGGGGCTCGAACGCCTTCCACCTGGGCATCATCGCGACCCGCGTGGTTCCGGCCATCGCGATCATCGGGCCGTTCTTCATCCTGCTGCGCAACGCGGAACTGCTCAACACCCCCTGGGCCCTGGTGATCAGCTACAACGTGTTCACCCTGCCGTTGGCGATCATGGTGTTGAAGAACTACTTCGACCAGTTGCCGCGGGAGATCGAGGAGGCGGCCATGGTCGACGGCACCTCCCGGCTCCGGGCGCTGTGGCTCATCGTGGTGCCGCTGGCCCGTCCGGGTCTGGTCGCCGCCGGGGTGCTCATCTTCCTGGAGGCCTGGAGTGAGTTCTTCTACGCGCTGGTGCTCACCAACCAGTTGACGGTTCCGCCGCTGCTGGCCGGCCTGCAATCGGTACAGCAGTTCAACTGGAACACCCTGGCGGCCGCCACGATCATCGTGATGATCCCACCGGTCCTGCTCACCCTGTTGTTCCAGCGCCACGTCGTGGGCGCTCTCGCCGCGGGGTACGACAAGTGA
- a CDS encoding Gfo/Idh/MocA family protein, with protein MSRRIRAGVLSAGAWSESTHLPALANAEDVDLVVVSRPDGDRARELAERFGADGAETDWRAALTYDLDAVIVSSPPVAHEEMVTEALRSGAHVLCEKPFALEAGSARRMVTAARDNGRELLVAFGWSATPVFTRARALLERGGLGDVEHVAMHLVVATRELLHGSEDGGWGGSGGSQTATYTDPAVSAGGAAAVSMSHELGMLLWLLDRRVTEVTARTHPAGHRIDLHDSVLLTFEGEVTATVSCASTHPVTTRPEWYLGIQGSAADLWIDSALDRWRVRFADGTIDESRTAGDGAYSAQLPTQTLIDIAAGRLPAAPAGMSGDLAARVVEVTDAIYHSARVGGAVRLPEGKES; from the coding sequence GTGAGCCGCCGGATCCGCGCCGGGGTGCTCAGCGCGGGCGCCTGGTCGGAAAGCACCCACCTGCCGGCCCTGGCCAACGCCGAGGACGTGGACCTGGTGGTCGTCTCGCGACCCGACGGCGACCGGGCCCGCGAACTGGCCGAGCGGTTCGGCGCCGACGGAGCGGAGACCGACTGGCGGGCCGCGTTGACGTACGACCTGGACGCGGTGATCGTCAGCAGCCCGCCGGTCGCGCACGAGGAGATGGTCACCGAGGCCCTGCGCAGCGGAGCCCACGTGCTGTGCGAGAAGCCGTTCGCGCTGGAGGCGGGGTCGGCTCGGCGAATGGTCACGGCCGCCCGCGACAACGGTCGGGAACTGCTCGTCGCGTTCGGCTGGTCGGCCACCCCGGTCTTCACCCGGGCCCGAGCGCTCCTCGAACGCGGTGGGCTCGGCGACGTGGAGCACGTCGCGATGCATCTGGTCGTCGCCACCCGGGAACTGCTGCACGGCAGCGAGGACGGCGGTTGGGGCGGGTCCGGCGGATCGCAGACCGCGACCTACACCGATCCCGCGGTCTCGGCCGGGGGAGCGGCGGCGGTTTCCATGAGCCACGAACTCGGCATGCTGCTGTGGCTGCTCGACCGCCGGGTCACCGAGGTGACCGCCCGGACCCATCCGGCCGGGCATCGGATCGACCTGCACGACTCGGTCCTGCTGACCTTCGAGGGCGAGGTGACCGCGACGGTCTCCTGCGCCAGCACCCACCCGGTCACCACCCGTCCGGAGTGGTACCTCGGGATCCAGGGCAGCGCGGCGGACCTGTGGATCGATTCGGCCCTGGACCGCTGGCGGGTGCGTTTCGCCGACGGCACGATCGACGAGTCGCGGACGGCCGGCGACGGCGCGTACTCCGCGCAACTACCCACCCAGACCTTGATCGACATTGCCGCCGGTCGGCTGCCGGCCGCGCCGGCAGGGATGTCCGGTGACCTGGCGGCGCGGGTGGTCGAGGTGACCGACGCGATCTACCACAGTGCGCGGGTGGGTGGCGCGGTCCGGCTACCCGAGGGGAAGGAATCCTGA
- a CDS encoding N-acyl-D-amino-acid deacylase family protein — MTAAELVVRGGTVVDGLGSPPVDADVVIADGRVTALVPRGTRVAADGVVDADGLVVTPGFIDMHSHSDVQIFAEPDHPARLLQGVTTEVLGQDGLSYAPVDDETLARLRTQLRGWNDDPPGFDWAWRSVAQYLDRLDSGVAVNTAYLVPQGTVRLLVVGAENRPATADELARMRQVVRQGLAEGAVGMSSGLTYVPGMYADTDELVALCEVVAEAGGYFCPHHRNYGSHVLESYDECLQIARRTGVALHLAHCHVSFPVNQGRVGELVAMLDDAAASGVDLSFDAYPYLAAMTSLHALLPGWAQSGSTEEQLARLTDAGVRDRLTHELDVLGTDGNQGLPVDWSTIVVSGMAGAPGYPDVVGHSIADSARTRGVPPAHLCLDLIAASRFGASCLMYAGIEEHVRTLMRHPRHTVGSDGILVGDQPHPRGWGSFARVLGRYVREEQVLDLVEAVRHMTSSAADRIGAPDRGRIQVGAAADLVVFDPRTVVDLATYEDPRQPPAGIPHVIVNGTVAVRDGRLTGSRSGRVVRRTRPATLTSKEI; from the coding sequence ATGACCGCCGCCGAACTGGTGGTACGCGGTGGCACAGTGGTCGACGGGCTGGGCTCGCCGCCCGTCGACGCCGACGTCGTCATCGCGGACGGACGGGTGACCGCGCTCGTACCGCGCGGTACCCGGGTGGCTGCCGACGGGGTGGTCGACGCCGACGGGCTGGTGGTGACCCCCGGGTTCATCGACATGCACTCCCACTCCGACGTGCAGATATTCGCCGAACCCGACCACCCCGCCCGGCTGTTGCAGGGAGTCACCACCGAGGTGCTGGGGCAGGACGGGCTCAGCTACGCTCCGGTCGACGACGAGACGCTGGCGAGACTCCGTACCCAGCTCAGGGGGTGGAACGACGATCCGCCCGGCTTCGACTGGGCGTGGCGTTCGGTCGCCCAGTACCTGGACCGGCTCGACTCCGGTGTGGCCGTCAACACCGCGTACCTGGTGCCGCAGGGCACGGTGCGGCTGCTGGTGGTCGGCGCGGAGAACCGCCCGGCCACCGCCGACGAGCTGGCGCGGATGCGCCAGGTCGTTCGGCAGGGCCTGGCCGAGGGCGCGGTGGGGATGTCCTCGGGTCTGACCTACGTCCCCGGCATGTACGCCGACACCGACGAACTGGTCGCGCTCTGCGAGGTGGTCGCCGAGGCCGGCGGCTACTTCTGCCCGCACCACCGCAACTACGGCTCGCACGTGCTGGAGTCGTACGACGAGTGCCTCCAGATCGCCCGCCGGACCGGGGTGGCACTGCATCTGGCCCACTGCCACGTCAGCTTCCCGGTCAACCAGGGCCGGGTCGGCGAACTGGTGGCGATGCTCGACGACGCCGCGGCCAGCGGGGTGGACCTCAGCTTCGACGCCTACCCCTACCTCGCCGCCATGACGTCGCTGCACGCGCTGCTGCCGGGTTGGGCCCAGTCAGGCAGCACCGAGGAGCAGTTGGCCCGGCTGACCGACGCGGGCGTACGGGACCGGCTCACCCACGAACTCGATGTGCTGGGGACCGACGGCAACCAGGGCCTGCCGGTGGACTGGTCGACGATCGTGGTCTCCGGCATGGCCGGGGCACCCGGCTACCCGGACGTGGTGGGGCACAGCATCGCCGACAGCGCCCGCACGCGGGGCGTGCCACCGGCGCACCTGTGCCTGGACCTCATCGCGGCCAGCCGCTTCGGCGCGTCGTGCCTGATGTACGCCGGCATCGAGGAGCACGTGCGCACGTTGATGCGCCATCCGCGACACACCGTCGGCAGCGACGGGATCCTGGTCGGCGACCAGCCCCACCCGCGCGGTTGGGGCAGCTTCGCGCGGGTCCTCGGCCGGTACGTCCGCGAGGAGCAGGTCCTCGACCTCGTCGAGGCGGTGCGGCACATGACCTCGTCGGCGGCCGACCGGATCGGCGCACCCGACCGGGGCCGGATCCAGGTCGGGGCCGCCGCCGACCTCGTCGTGTTCGACCCGCGAACGGTCGTGGACCTCGCTACCTACGAGGACCCACGGCAGCCCCCGGCCGGCATCCCCCACGTCATCGTCAACGGGACGGTCGCGGTCCGCGACGGCCGTCTCACCGGAAGTCGGTCCGGGCGCGTCGTACGGCGTACCCGTCCGGCCACCCTCACCAGCAAGGAGATCTGA
- a CDS encoding alcohol dehydrogenase catalytic domain-containing protein yields the protein MQAVVYTAPMELTVLDVPEPTPKPGEVLVDVRAVGICGSELEGVATRSPFRVPPLIMGHEFAGVRVDTGEHVVVNPVVACLTCDLCDRGLINVCRNRQILGIQRPGGYGEFVAVPEQNLVAVDSAVPFTTMAFTEPIANAVHAMRLVQAHDPWPQRVGIIGCGAIGMALALVAKARGVPHIEITDLSEARLEKARAHGIVPAGPSLTGEDYDVILDSVGSAATRGASLRLVRPGGTAVWVGLHGPDAELDGLAMIRREVRVLTAFCYDRNDFEVAARLVESTGPEWEARTPGWVATAPLAEGAKTFLSLLDGPTDAVKTMLVR from the coding sequence ATGCAGGCAGTCGTCTACACCGCGCCGATGGAGCTGACCGTCCTCGATGTGCCGGAGCCCACCCCGAAACCGGGTGAGGTCCTGGTCGACGTGCGGGCGGTGGGCATCTGTGGTTCGGAACTGGAGGGCGTGGCCACCCGCAGCCCATTCCGGGTACCGCCGTTGATCATGGGACACGAGTTCGCCGGGGTGCGGGTCGACACCGGGGAGCACGTCGTGGTCAACCCGGTGGTCGCCTGCCTCACCTGCGACCTGTGCGACCGGGGTCTGATCAACGTGTGCCGGAACCGGCAGATCCTCGGCATCCAGCGCCCCGGCGGGTACGGCGAGTTCGTGGCGGTACCCGAGCAGAACCTGGTGGCCGTCGACTCGGCGGTGCCGTTCACCACGATGGCGTTCACCGAGCCGATCGCCAACGCGGTGCACGCGATGCGGCTGGTCCAGGCGCACGACCCCTGGCCCCAGCGCGTCGGCATCATCGGCTGCGGTGCCATCGGGATGGCCCTGGCGCTGGTGGCCAAGGCCCGGGGCGTGCCGCACATCGAGATCACCGACCTTTCCGAGGCCAGGCTGGAAAAGGCCCGTGCCCACGGCATCGTGCCGGCCGGGCCCAGCCTCACCGGCGAGGACTACGACGTCATCCTCGACTCCGTCGGCAGCGCCGCGACCCGGGGAGCGTCGTTGCGCCTGGTGCGCCCGGGCGGGACGGCGGTCTGGGTCGGCCTGCACGGTCCCGATGCCGAGCTGGACGGCCTCGCCATGATCCGCCGGGAGGTCCGGGTCCTGACCGCCTTCTGCTACGACCGCAACGACTTCGAGGTCGCGGCGCGGCTCGTTGAGTCGACGGGGCCGGAATGGGAGGCGCGGACCCCGGGCTGGGTGGCCACCGCCCCGTTGGCCGAGGGCGCGAAGACCTTCCTCAGCCTGCTCGACGGGCCGACGGACGCGGTCAAGACGATGCTCGTGCGATGA
- a CDS encoding IclR family transcriptional regulator — translation MSTGGDMVEKHSGLSAVKSASRVLDVLELLAQHQQGLTFPELVELLGFPKSSLHALLWTLHDRGWVALDEDTRRYRTGVRAWEAGQGFVHGVDLVRVADRHLRNARAELDETVQLAILDGTDVVYVAKVEANHPFQLVSRVGMRLPAYATGLGKVLLAALPPAELEARFEAFNFERFTDRTLTSFADLVDRLAQIRKDGFGEDDGEYTEGIFCVAAPVRDHTGAVVAALSCSAPRPRLDAREVDPQRIRELVRAHGHALSTDLGWSGATSGTNPRIPSTRR, via the coding sequence ATGAGCACCGGAGGGGACATGGTGGAGAAGCACAGTGGCCTGAGCGCGGTCAAATCCGCGAGCCGGGTGCTGGACGTGCTGGAGCTGCTGGCACAGCATCAGCAGGGACTGACCTTCCCGGAGCTGGTGGAACTGCTCGGTTTTCCCAAGAGCAGTCTCCATGCCCTGCTGTGGACCTTGCACGATCGTGGTTGGGTCGCCCTCGACGAGGACACCCGGCGGTACCGCACCGGGGTGCGGGCCTGGGAGGCCGGGCAGGGGTTCGTGCACGGTGTGGACCTGGTCCGGGTCGCGGATCGGCACCTGCGTAACGCGCGAGCGGAACTCGACGAGACCGTCCAGCTCGCGATCCTCGACGGAACCGACGTCGTGTACGTGGCCAAGGTGGAAGCCAACCACCCGTTCCAGCTCGTCTCGCGCGTCGGGATGCGGCTGCCCGCGTACGCGACTGGGCTGGGCAAGGTCCTCCTGGCCGCGTTGCCGCCGGCGGAGCTCGAGGCGCGGTTCGAGGCGTTCAACTTCGAGCGCTTCACCGACCGTACGCTGACCTCCTTCGCGGACCTGGTCGACCGACTCGCCCAGATCCGTAAGGACGGGTTCGGTGAGGACGACGGGGAGTACACCGAGGGCATCTTCTGCGTGGCCGCGCCGGTGCGGGATCACACCGGCGCGGTCGTGGCGGCCCTGAGCTGTAGCGCGCCTCGGCCCCGGCTCGACGCGCGCGAGGTCGATCCCCAACGGATCCGCGAGCTGGTCCGGGCGCACGGCCACGCCCTGTCCACCGACCTCGGCTGGTCGGGAGCGACCAGCGGCACCAACCCGCGTATCCCGAGCACCCGACGCTGA